From Thermoplasmatales archaeon, a single genomic window includes:
- a CDS encoding NAD-dependent epimerase/dehydratase family protein yields the protein MRILVTGHKGFIGGHIFSYLTKNNDYEVSGMDIGDELPQGHFDLIIHMAARGLIRKSIEMPYEYFDDDLALTLRFLDKARKDRSTFVFPTSGSSAKPTNPYSLSKVHSEQWIELYRKLYNTKAYILRFFNIYGPGSQKGSVFLFTRAAIEGKEAVVYGDGRHKRDYFYVGDMKKVVDLIANEKIEPGDYQVGTGIGTSVNDLIDMIEKATGRQISVKYQPYVLEEAEALFATKPVIKDFTPLEQGIKKVEEYVRSLNP from the coding sequence ATGAGGATTTTAGTAACAGGCCACAAGGGCTTCATAGGAGGTCATATTTTCTCTTACTTAACAAAGAATAACGACTATGAAGTATCTGGGATGGACATAGGTGATGAGCTTCCACAAGGACATTTTGACCTAATAATTCATATGGCCGCCAGGGGACTAATAAGAAAGTCTATAGAGATGCCATATGAGTACTTTGACGACGACTTAGCGCTAACATTACGCTTCCTTGATAAAGCGAGAAAGGACCGATCCACATTCGTCTTTCCTACTTCTGGATCTTCCGCGAAGCCTACCAACCCATATTCTCTGTCGAAAGTTCACTCCGAACAATGGATAGAACTTTACAGGAAATTGTACAACACAAAGGCGTATATTTTGAGATTTTTTAATATTTATGGCCCTGGAAGCCAGAAAGGTTCAGTATTCCTATTTACTAGAGCTGCCATAGAGGGTAAAGAGGCGGTGGTTTACGGCGATGGCAGGCACAAGAGGGACTATTTTTACGTCGGAGATATGAAAAAAGTGGTAGACCTAATAGCCAATGAAAAGATTGAACCAGGCGATTATCAGGTTGGGACTGGCATAGGTACTTCAGTAAATGACCTGATTGATATGATCGAGAAGGCCACAGGGAGACAGATCAGTGTTAAATATCAACCTTATGTGCTGGAGGAAGCCGAAGCACTATTTGCGACCAAACCGGTAATAAAAGATTTCACTCCTTTAGAACAGGGAATAAAGAAAGTCGAAGAATATGTTAGGAGTTTAAACCCTTAG